From a region of the Aeoliella mucimassa genome:
- a CDS encoding PIN/TRAM domain-containing protein, protein MALVILRVLFLMIAIALGVQVVSSKVFESNNSFLPILAFLGVMLGAIGVLVADISIRRKRLDVITAVYFGAVIGLFLSYVLQLGLTPLLDEVRNPDIAGWFKLSIAAITCYISISVLLQTRDDFRFIIPYVEFAKEIKGLKPLVLDTSVVIDGRIADLVETQVIDNQLIMPQFVISELQGIADSSDKLKRGRGRRGLDILNRLQSNGKVDIQIFERELPEFAGQPVDQKLVLLAKHLEGKVVTNDYNLNKVAKLHSVGVVNLNDIANSLKPIFLPGETLDVQLIKPGEDIRQGVGYLEDGTMVVIEGGREHIGEMVRATVTSVLQTSAGRMVFGKFEGNKNDKR, encoded by the coding sequence ATGGCCCTGGTTATACTCCGTGTGCTCTTTTTGATGATCGCGATCGCCTTGGGCGTTCAGGTGGTCAGCTCTAAGGTATTCGAAAGCAATAACAGTTTCTTGCCCATCCTCGCCTTTCTCGGCGTGATGCTAGGAGCCATCGGCGTGCTGGTGGCCGATATCTCGATTCGCCGCAAGCGGCTGGACGTGATTACGGCTGTCTACTTCGGGGCGGTCATCGGACTGTTTCTGAGCTATGTGCTGCAGTTGGGACTGACTCCACTGCTCGACGAAGTGCGTAATCCCGATATCGCTGGCTGGTTCAAGCTGTCGATTGCGGCCATTACCTGCTACATCTCGATCAGCGTGTTGCTGCAGACTCGCGACGACTTTCGCTTCATCATTCCCTATGTCGAGTTTGCCAAAGAGATCAAAGGCCTCAAGCCATTAGTGCTCGACACCAGCGTGGTGATCGACGGTCGCATTGCCGATTTGGTCGAGACCCAGGTAATCGATAATCAGCTGATCATGCCGCAGTTCGTGATTTCGGAACTGCAAGGCATTGCCGACTCGAGCGACAAGCTCAAGCGAGGTCGCGGCCGGCGAGGGCTCGACATCCTGAACCGCCTGCAGAGCAATGGCAAAGTGGACATACAGATCTTCGAGCGAGAGCTACCGGAGTTCGCCGGGCAGCCAGTCGATCAGAAGTTGGTGCTGCTGGCCAAGCATCTCGAAGGCAAGGTAGTCACCAACGACTACAACTTGAATAAGGTCGCCAAGTTGCACAGCGTAGGGGTGGTGAACCTGAACGACATCGCCAACTCGCTGAAGCCGATCTTCCTGCCGGGCGAGACGCTCGACGTGCAGTTGATCAAGCCAGGCGAAGACATCCGCCAGGGCGTTGGTTATCTGGAAGATGGCACGATGGTGGTGATCGAAGGTGGCCGCGAGCACATCGGCGAGATGGTGCGTGCTACCGTGACAAGTGTGCTGCAAACCAGTGCAGGGCGCATGGTGTTTGGCAAGTTCGAAGGCAACAAGAACGACAAACGCTAG
- a CDS encoding TadE/TadG family type IV pilus assembly protein, with protein sequence MFQRLTRRQPSNRRGAVIVEFAICAPIFFMVIFALIEFSWLNVIRHTADNAAYEASRTAMVPGATADEAVAEAQRIMSAVGTRGATISVDPKVVTSDTSEVTVRVQVPVDNNLLLLPTFSRGRTIDTRATLRTERVETR encoded by the coding sequence ATGTTTCAACGTTTGACCCGTCGGCAGCCATCCAATCGTCGCGGCGCTGTGATCGTCGAGTTCGCTATTTGCGCACCGATCTTTTTCATGGTGATCTTCGCGTTGATTGAGTTCAGCTGGCTCAACGTGATTCGCCACACCGCCGACAATGCAGCGTACGAAGCCTCGCGAACCGCGATGGTGCCTGGAGCGACTGCCGACGAAGCGGTGGCCGAGGCCCAACGAATCATGTCGGCCGTCGGTACGCGGGGTGCCACCATCTCGGTGGACCCCAAGGTGGTAACCTCCGATACCTCGGAAGTCACCGTACGGGTGCAGGTGCCGGTCGACAATAATTTGCTGCTCTTGCCCACTTTTTCTCGGGGCAGAACGATCGACACCAGGGCGACGCTTCGCACTGAACGTGTCGAAACTCGCTAG
- a CDS encoding PEP-CTERM sorting domain-containing protein (PEP-CTERM proteins occur, often in large numbers, in the proteomes of bacteria that also encode an exosortase, a predicted intramembrane cysteine proteinase. The presence of a PEP-CTERM domain at a protein's C-terminus predicts cleavage within the sorting domain, followed by covalent anchoring to some some component of the (usually Gram-negative) cell surface. Many PEP-CTERM proteins exhibit an unusual sequence composition that includes large numbers of potential glycosylation sites. Expression of one such protein has been shown restore the ability of a bacterium to form floc, a type of biofilm.): protein MSFNIRRAFAWLLMSCVSAAASTSYAAFVVDYGDFGPDPAPAITMYKDVTESSFSTSTPPLYDAPELNGDELDFDPKTFGVKAQTSTGLSDSLDGQLNVEMMALSTGDTVAGGYTGITIDESGLYSLTGAGGAGTLVEAILYAEVHILEIDGAPVADPGASTWELSGTDIFSLDMASATETAGEWNNSLFIDFATALSTVTYEFGVTKAEIVIDNRLNAIAEASPVTIASIDKKDLTIVPVSVTNPEYQNVPEPTSVLLLVGLAAGLVGYRKLA from the coding sequence ATGAGTTTTAACATTCGCCGAGCTTTTGCTTGGCTTCTGATGAGTTGCGTTTCGGCCGCAGCCAGTACTTCCTATGCGGCATTTGTTGTGGACTACGGCGACTTTGGTCCCGATCCAGCACCCGCAATTACCATGTACAAAGACGTGACTGAGAGCTCCTTCTCCACGTCGACCCCCCCGCTCTACGACGCGCCTGAGCTGAATGGCGACGAGCTCGATTTCGACCCCAAGACCTTTGGTGTCAAAGCACAAACCTCGACTGGTCTTTCTGATTCGCTCGATGGCCAGTTGAATGTCGAAATGATGGCCCTTAGCACAGGCGACACCGTAGCTGGTGGCTACACCGGCATTACCATCGACGAGTCGGGCCTGTACTCGCTTACCGGCGCTGGCGGCGCTGGCACGCTGGTCGAAGCCATTCTGTACGCCGAAGTGCACATCCTCGAAATCGACGGCGCCCCCGTGGCCGATCCGGGGGCATCGACCTGGGAACTGTCGGGCACCGACATCTTCTCGCTCGACATGGCGAGTGCTACCGAGACTGCTGGCGAATGGAACAATAGCCTGTTCATCGACTTCGCTACTGCCTTGTCGACAGTAACCTACGAGTTCGGCGTGACCAAGGCCGAGATCGTGATCGATAACCGCCTGAACGCGATTGCGGAAGCGTCGCCAGTGACGATTGCCAGCATCGACAAGAAAGATCTCACGATCGTTCCCGTGTCGGTCACGAACCCTGAATACCAGAATGTACCTGAGCCAACCAGCGTGTTGCTGCTGGTCGGTTTGGCTGCTGGCCTAGTGGGGTATCGCAAGCTTGCCTAA
- the ald gene encoding alanine dehydrogenase: MIIGVPKEIKSDEYRVAMLPVGVEELTRRGHKVVIEAGAGMGSGLLDEDYLAAGAELLSSPAEVFAQADMIVKVKEPQKAEWELMRPGQVVFTYFHFAADQELTEAVLASGATAVAYETLADSEGRLPLLTPMSEVAGRMSVQEGAKYLERPQMGRGILLGGVPGVAPAHITVLGGGIVGANAARIAAGFQANVAILDINLDRLRYLDDVMPANVDCLYSDRHTIRKQLQRADLVIGAVLIPGAKAPRLVEEEDLKLMQPGSVIIDVAIDQGGCIATSRPTSHAEPTYMVHDVLHYCVTNMPGAVGRTSTFALCNATLRWVLEIADRGIEEAASKFRPVASAINMHGGKVTNLAVAETFHLEYDSTFAV, encoded by the coding sequence ATGATTATCGGTGTCCCCAAAGAGATTAAATCGGACGAATATCGTGTCGCCATGCTCCCCGTGGGAGTCGAAGAGCTTACCCGCCGCGGACACAAGGTGGTGATCGAAGCCGGCGCTGGCATGGGCTCGGGGCTGCTCGACGAAGACTATCTGGCCGCTGGAGCTGAACTGCTGTCGAGCCCGGCCGAGGTGTTCGCCCAGGCCGACATGATCGTCAAAGTCAAAGAACCCCAGAAGGCCGAATGGGAACTGATGCGTCCCGGCCAGGTGGTGTTCACCTACTTCCACTTCGCTGCTGATCAAGAGCTGACCGAAGCAGTGCTCGCCAGCGGGGCGACGGCCGTTGCTTACGAAACGCTGGCGGACTCCGAAGGTCGCCTGCCGCTGCTAACCCCAATGAGTGAAGTAGCGGGCCGCATGAGCGTGCAGGAAGGGGCCAAGTACCTAGAGCGTCCGCAGATGGGACGCGGGATCCTACTCGGCGGCGTGCCGGGCGTTGCTCCGGCTCATATCACGGTTCTCGGTGGCGGTATCGTCGGTGCAAATGCTGCCCGCATTGCGGCTGGCTTCCAAGCCAACGTAGCGATTCTTGATATCAACCTCGACCGCCTGCGTTATCTCGACGACGTGATGCCGGCGAACGTCGACTGCTTGTACAGCGACCGTCATACGATCCGCAAGCAACTGCAGCGGGCCGACCTGGTGATTGGTGCGGTGCTGATTCCCGGGGCCAAGGCTCCGCGGCTTGTGGAAGAAGAAGATCTGAAACTGATGCAGCCTGGCAGCGTGATCATCGACGTGGCTATCGATCAAGGTGGTTGCATCGCGACGAGCCGCCCGACCTCGCACGCCGAACCAACCTACATGGTGCACGACGTGCTGCACTACTGCGTGACCAACATGCCTGGTGCCGTTGGACGCACCAGCACATTCGCGTTGTGCAACGCGACGCTACGGTGGGTGCTCGAAATTGCTGATCGCGGCATCGAAGAAGCCGCCAGCAAGTTCCGCCCAGTGGCCAGCGCCATCAACATGCATGGCGGCAAAGTCACGAACCTTGCCGTGGCCGAGACGTTTCATCTCGAGTACGATAGTACGTTCGCGGTTTAA
- a CDS encoding FxsA family protein, whose product MLLLYLFLLFTVGPLLELSLLIYLGAHVGLVETVGLVLLTGIVGAALARWQGVKALLRVQRRIGRGQVPADELFDGVLILVAGLLLITPGLITDTFGFCLLIPPARSVIKLWLRNWAKHNIEVRTTSNVSPMWGHIHSQSQQYNDHPYNDQVIDAEVVETRVVD is encoded by the coding sequence ATGCTACTACTCTATTTATTTCTGTTGTTCACTGTAGGACCGCTCCTGGAGCTGTCGCTACTGATTTACCTAGGCGCTCATGTCGGGCTGGTCGAAACGGTCGGCTTGGTACTACTCACTGGTATCGTCGGTGCAGCGCTGGCTCGCTGGCAAGGCGTGAAGGCTTTGTTGCGAGTACAACGTCGAATCGGGCGAGGGCAGGTGCCGGCCGACGAACTCTTCGACGGGGTACTCATCCTGGTCGCTGGACTCTTGCTGATTACCCCAGGGCTGATCACCGACACGTTTGGGTTCTGTTTGTTGATTCCCCCCGCTCGCAGCGTGATCAAACTCTGGCTCCGCAACTGGGCGAAGCACAACATCGAGGTTCGCACGACGAGCAATGTGTCGCCGATGTGGGGACACATCCATTCTCAGTCGCAGCAATATAACGACCACCCCTACAACGATCAGGTGATCGATGCCGAGGTGGTCGAAACTCGCGTTGTAGACTAA
- a CDS encoding DOMON domain-containing protein codes for MDPATQLNSLLSPRFLFRFAVPIHRKQPLWTGGPLVLGDEYKLPNLAELDSGTSSNERSFADVRMAWDTTGVAITVDVTGKRQPVWCRETRLEDSDGLVVWIDTRATHNIHRASKYCHSYVFLPSGGGRQSNEPLGDQMLINRARENARPIRPRELQVQSKVRDDGYHLAAFVPAVALGGFDPANHGAIGFTYAVIDRELGLATFANGPAFPFGEDPSCWATLEMVD; via the coding sequence ATGGATCCAGCCACGCAACTCAATTCGTTACTTTCGCCGCGGTTTCTGTTCCGCTTTGCGGTGCCAATCCATCGCAAGCAGCCGCTCTGGACCGGTGGGCCACTCGTACTTGGCGACGAATACAAGCTGCCGAACCTGGCGGAACTCGACTCGGGCACCAGTAGCAACGAGCGATCGTTTGCCGACGTGCGCATGGCGTGGGACACCACCGGCGTGGCCATCACCGTCGATGTGACCGGCAAACGGCAACCAGTATGGTGCCGGGAAACGCGTTTGGAGGATAGCGACGGGCTCGTGGTGTGGATCGACACCCGGGCGACGCACAACATTCACCGCGCAAGTAAATACTGCCATTCGTACGTGTTCCTTCCCTCCGGCGGCGGTCGCCAGTCGAACGAACCGCTGGGCGATCAGATGCTCATCAATCGGGCGAGGGAGAACGCACGGCCGATTCGTCCCCGCGAACTGCAGGTGCAGAGCAAGGTACGCGACGACGGATATCATCTGGCCGCGTTCGTGCCAGCGGTAGCACTCGGTGGGTTCGACCCCGCGAATCACGGCGCGATTGGCTTTACCTATGCAGTAATCGATCGTGAGCTTGGCCTGGCAACGTTTGCCAACGGACCAGCGTTCCCCTTCGGCGAAGATCCCAGTTGCTGGGCCACGCTGGAAATGGTGGACTGA
- the tpx gene encoding thiol peroxidase, with protein sequence MSRSGAVTFKGNPMTLAGEAVAVGQDAPDFTLHYFEGGLQTLTLADLKGKPSLLSIVPSLDTGVCAIQTKKFNEQLASMGDSVNAVTVSLDLPFAMNRFCGAEEITNMRVGSDYFDRNFGNSWGTLMEELKILCRGCFVLDSTGKVVHAEYVPEVTNEPDYEAALAALKSAS encoded by the coding sequence ATGTCTCGCTCTGGAGCGGTTACATTCAAGGGCAATCCAATGACTCTGGCCGGCGAGGCTGTCGCCGTGGGGCAGGACGCGCCGGATTTCACCCTGCACTATTTCGAAGGGGGCCTGCAAACGCTCACATTGGCTGACCTCAAAGGCAAGCCTTCGCTGCTGAGCATTGTTCCCTCGCTCGACACGGGAGTCTGTGCCATTCAAACCAAGAAGTTCAACGAGCAACTCGCCAGCATGGGCGACTCGGTGAACGCGGTCACGGTGAGCCTCGACCTGCCGTTCGCGATGAACCGCTTCTGCGGTGCTGAAGAGATCACCAACATGCGGGTCGGTAGCGACTACTTCGATCGCAACTTCGGCAACAGCTGGGGTACGCTAATGGAAGAGCTGAAGATCCTCTGCCGGGGATGCTTTGTGCTCGATAGCACTGGCAAAGTCGTGCACGCGGAGTACGTGCCAGAAGTTACCAACGAACCCGACTACGAAGCTGCCTTGGCCGCGCTGAAGTCGGCCTCGTAA